In Paenibacillus sp. 1781tsa1, one DNA window encodes the following:
- a CDS encoding S-layer homology domain-containing protein, with protein MKYFTKVMTLCTVFMLVFQSIGLSFNPISFAEGSVSPNLVIKHGNPDYILVGEERQLQAVWSSHEDAPMEDLTTLSIWSSHDDTIAVFNQPGVLLGKSIGEVTVTADIYGETASSTLNIVDYLRLEAQVPNNMLTIGDSIQLTAQAVLTNDKYIEDAVPIATFDSEDSSIADVSTTGMISAISEGETFINVRVGQLLKTLYIVVSKVEEEPIPQIKSGTVLPEDLGNIDRVIANIDKLGLNTVVVPVRFDVPDARGHELSMHPGDVEQAKALIDVLNDRGVNVILEAFPWIAEGTVSEIEYDPTDLNGFFWNYKSVVWSTLLHEIAIPKDVYAVIAGSSYTKIESHLWYWRDVFTFIRDAYPGKLTYKTSWWLTADWDPSTKNQYNEKKTNLIFGYVDFITIAAYFELNENPAPSTADLIADLSSSSIYARHQNVYDEVRSFSEFWGRDIFLGELGIPSVDYGTSTPWNPVVSDDLNEELQRNAYEAYQDVFGGESWFKGYSIWQVSNDTNNYYPVGKEAESTIRDFHPELASPIQSLTSNAASLQFIPGESRQLHIQGKYSNNGTADLTRIVSFNASNPDIASITTSGMVNAHHVGTTTIKVNYFDVTLEILVEVKPDTRQEKQLLSFRIDEINGKINEDSHTVHVSMPYGTDLRELVANFDMKGVSAEVEGHIQISGITVNDFTSPVIYSILARDGSVQTYTIIVEMLTEDDISKLQITGLPEKMIIGEAHTLVVKALFPDDSSIEVTEQVAWEVSNPNIIRIKDGQLQAMRAGTVNVFAQLGGIHSEEYSISVEGKTIDLPSQPGGGYTTTSQDIKDSGLGIEDSGEDEEEVFPEVDKSIFTYVINRSGLVQSIQSEMSANKPSRVYSDLLGHWGERYVQKLQSVQGVTGYPDGSFRPNNAVTRAEFSMMLDRVFSPSEGSSKPKLFKDLTTHWAKDGILHLTEQGVIQGYADGTFKPNQYLSRAEAVELVGRIVELKNFTSTTVPFQDINHTWNQGNIRKAFAAGLIEGRTVDQFVPEGIVTRAEATALLIRMLSLDPELNPIFK; from the coding sequence ATGAAATATTTCACTAAAGTTATGACACTCTGCACTGTTTTTATGTTGGTATTCCAGTCTATAGGTCTGTCTTTTAATCCGATCTCCTTTGCAGAAGGTTCGGTCTCCCCCAATTTAGTCATTAAACATGGAAACCCGGATTACATTCTGGTGGGTGAGGAAAGGCAGTTGCAAGCCGTATGGTCTTCTCATGAAGATGCCCCTATGGAGGATTTGACCACATTAAGTATCTGGTCCTCCCATGATGACACCATTGCGGTTTTCAATCAGCCAGGTGTACTCCTAGGGAAATCCATAGGAGAAGTTACAGTGACTGCAGATATATATGGAGAAACCGCTTCAAGTACATTGAATATCGTTGATTACTTAAGGCTTGAGGCGCAGGTTCCTAATAACATGTTAACAATCGGCGATTCTATTCAACTCACAGCACAAGCCGTCCTCACAAATGATAAATACATAGAAGATGCTGTTCCCATAGCCACCTTTGATTCAGAAGATTCAAGCATTGCGGATGTTAGCACAACAGGAATGATCAGTGCTATTAGCGAAGGTGAAACATTTATCAACGTCCGAGTAGGGCAACTTCTCAAAACGCTTTACATCGTCGTTTCGAAAGTAGAGGAAGAACCTATCCCACAGATAAAATCAGGGACGGTTTTACCTGAAGATTTGGGGAATATAGATCGAGTTATCGCCAATATCGATAAGCTTGGCTTAAATACGGTAGTTGTGCCGGTGAGATTTGATGTTCCCGATGCCCGCGGCCATGAATTAAGCATGCATCCAGGCGATGTGGAACAGGCGAAGGCGCTCATTGATGTGCTAAATGATAGGGGCGTGAATGTAATCCTGGAAGCCTTTCCGTGGATCGCTGAGGGAACTGTATCGGAAATTGAATATGATCCGACCGATTTGAACGGATTCTTCTGGAACTATAAATCAGTAGTATGGTCCACATTGCTGCATGAGATCGCCATCCCTAAAGACGTATATGCTGTTATCGCTGGGTCCAGTTACACCAAGATAGAATCCCACCTTTGGTACTGGCGCGATGTCTTCACTTTTATCCGTGATGCATATCCTGGTAAGCTCACGTATAAAACTTCCTGGTGGCTCACGGCAGATTGGGACCCATCCACTAAGAATCAGTACAATGAAAAGAAGACTAACCTAATCTTTGGATATGTTGATTTTATTACCATTGCTGCGTACTTTGAGTTGAATGAAAATCCTGCTCCAAGTACTGCAGATCTGATTGCTGATTTAAGCAGCTCTAGCATCTACGCAAGACATCAAAATGTCTATGATGAGGTCCGGTCTTTTTCAGAATTCTGGGGACGGGATATATTCTTAGGAGAGCTTGGAATACCAAGCGTGGATTATGGGACATCAACTCCTTGGAACCCCGTTGTTTCTGATGACCTTAATGAAGAATTACAACGTAATGCGTATGAAGCGTACCAAGATGTTTTTGGTGGAGAGAGCTGGTTTAAAGGATACTCTATCTGGCAAGTTTCGAATGATACAAACAACTATTATCCCGTTGGAAAAGAAGCAGAGTCTACTATTCGTGACTTCCATCCGGAGCTGGCGAGCCCGATCCAGTCATTAACTAGTAATGCAGCTTCTCTACAGTTCATACCAGGTGAGAGCCGGCAGCTTCATATACAAGGGAAATATTCGAACAACGGTACAGCGGATCTAACACGTATTGTGTCTTTCAACGCTTCTAACCCTGATATTGCATCTATCACGACCTCTGGTATGGTAAATGCTCATCACGTTGGAACGACTACAATCAAAGTGAACTACTTCGATGTTACACTTGAGATCCTTGTTGAGGTTAAACCAGATACCAGACAGGAAAAGCAGCTTCTTTCGTTTCGAATTGACGAGATTAACGGGAAAATCAATGAAGACTCCCATACCGTTCATGTTTCAATGCCTTATGGGACTGATCTGAGAGAACTGGTTGCTAACTTCGATATGAAGGGTGTATCCGCCGAGGTAGAAGGACATATTCAAATCAGCGGCATCACTGTGAATGATTTTACTTCACCTGTGATTTATTCTATTCTCGCTCGTGACGGGTCCGTACAAACATATACCATCATCGTTGAGATGCTGACAGAAGACGACATCTCTAAGTTGCAGATCACAGGATTGCCTGAGAAGATGATTATTGGTGAAGCTCATACGTTGGTTGTGAAAGCACTCTTTCCGGATGACTCATCCATAGAAGTCACAGAACAAGTTGCTTGGGAAGTATCTAACCCCAACATCATCCGAATAAAAGATGGCCAGCTACAAGCCATGAGAGCTGGAACGGTAAACGTGTTCGCCCAGTTGGGAGGAATCCACTCTGAGGAGTATTCAATTAGCGTAGAAGGAAAAACGATAGATCTGCCTTCTCAGCCAGGTGGGGGTTACACGACCACATCACAAGATATAAAAGACTCAGGACTGGGGATCGAAGATAGTGGGGAGGATGAAGAAGAGGTTTTTCCAGAAGTTGATAAATCCATCTTCACTTATGTGATCAACCGATCAGGCTTAGTACAATCGATTCAATCTGAAATGTCCGCAAACAAGCCAAGTAGAGTGTATTCGGATCTGCTCGGCCATTGGGGAGAACGTTATGTGCAGAAGCTCCAATCTGTCCAAGGTGTAACCGGATATCCGGATGGAAGCTTCCGGCCTAACAATGCTGTCACCCGAGCGGAATTTAGTATGATGCTTGATCGCGTCTTTTCCCCTTCGGAAGGCAGTTCGAAACCCAAGTTGTTTAAGGATCTGACTACTCACTGGGCGAAAGATGGTATTCTTCATCTCACAGAGCAGGGGGTTATCCAGGGCTACGCAGATGGTACGTTCAAACCTAATCAGTATCTTTCCCGAGCTGAAGCGGTCGAACTGGTTGGAAGGATTGTTGAGCTTAAAAACTTCACATCAACGACTGTCCCTTTCCAGGATATCAATCATACCTGGAATCAGGGGAATATCAGAAAAGCGTTTGCTGCTGGCTTGATCGAGGGGCGGACCGTTGATCAATTCGTCCCTGAAGGAATAGTTACAAGAGCAGAAGCAACTGCGCTTCTTATTCGGATGTTGTCTCTTGATCCAGAACTAAACCCTATATTCAAATAA
- a CDS encoding helix-turn-helix domain-containing protein, which yields MTDFGVYLKERRKKANFRTQEHLASYTLISQALISRAEASKIRPNDETLMILAIALNLDYREIFTRSKPRTDEDFGIILEQEKIDKKLFESVASIFTYLLKNDDSKRQTRFLNGPLKLINGEILNGVRYRLEKAQEHLRDTPSVKEETYIYIARREATRMFYSNPVRYASGRKVLVDFGYGTDRELLQPHPAIVIGDFKELLVVVPTNSDD from the coding sequence ATGACTGATTTTGGTGTATACCTCAAAGAAAGACGAAAGAAGGCAAATTTCAGGACACAAGAACATTTAGCCAGTTACACTCTAATTTCCCAAGCACTTATAAGCAGAGCAGAGGCTTCAAAGATTCGCCCCAATGACGAGACTCTTATGATTCTTGCAATAGCACTTAACTTGGACTATAGGGAAATATTCACAAGATCCAAGCCACGAACGGATGAGGATTTCGGAATAATACTTGAACAAGAAAAGATAGACAAGAAATTGTTTGAATCAGTGGCTTCTATCTTCACCTATCTCCTAAAAAATGACGATAGCAAGCGTCAAACACGTTTTTTAAATGGGCCACTAAAGTTAATAAATGGGGAGATTCTGAACGGGGTTAGGTATAGGCTAGAGAAAGCCCAAGAGCACTTAAGAGATACCCCTTCAGTAAAAGAAGAAACATATATTTACATTGCTCGAAGAGAAGCGACACGGATGTTTTACTCTAATCCAGTGCGCTATGCTTCAGGTAGAAAGGTGCTAGTTGATTTCGGTTATGGTACTGATCGAGAACTCTTGCAACCACACCCAGCCATTGTCATTGGAGATTTTAAAGAATTATTGGTTGTTGTTCCTACCAACTCAGATGACTGA
- a CDS encoding penicillin-binding protein 2 yields MKKHSNEKDELTDKRRFSYRMNVFFFASFVIFSVIIVRLAFLQFVEGPELSQEEASNITKDVPLPPVRGTIYDSTGEVKLAYSKPIQSLYLTLYKNYGDVDGKPSPNIGEVQDIATRLHDVFEQYKLKDSESLTVEKIIEEMDLNSRKANGFMPRLIKSDLSEEEVAYFLQHKDEFKGIQIVEESVRFYDPDTVAVQTIGYLKKFRSSKSLDKYKEVDEANKTQTDPGLVYTENEFVGFDGLELQYQDALRGKSGYTSVDVDLRNLPEGVAGSTPPQKGYDLISSINKNVQVKTEQAILDQLSWLHRNPVSGRLHPNAKTGFAVAMEVDTGKIVSAASMPDYDTNIWRTGSITNDQYDDIKYVYQNGTIRSFPPDDSKKRAESIVLLGSTIKPLSVLIGLKEGFFTTNTVYSDRGSTTFGGDNRRVQNSSGHVYGAMYPRDAIRHSSNVFMIDEIGKKMYSKYGATGIDKWDEYMKQFGLGISTGVDLPNEFLGIRDYMNETESSLTRLVYGSFGQQGKYTTMQLAQYTTMLANKGKRMEPQLVKEFRDSEGNVVEKVKPKVLSTVEFNDAYWNEVQRGMATEVSAFSGFPYDFARKTGTSTQVVGGKLVDNGVFIAYAPRNNPKLAVAVVIPEGGFGSNSAAPVARAIFDAYDEEFGLDGVPKKDKNKDSESETGAQ; encoded by the coding sequence ATGAAAAAGCATTCCAATGAGAAGGATGAACTTACAGACAAACGGCGATTCAGCTACCGGATGAATGTATTTTTCTTCGCTTCCTTTGTTATTTTTAGCGTTATTATCGTACGTTTGGCGTTTTTGCAATTTGTTGAGGGTCCTGAACTCAGTCAGGAAGAAGCAAGTAACATTACCAAGGATGTACCGCTTCCTCCTGTGAGAGGTACGATCTATGATTCTACTGGTGAGGTGAAATTGGCTTACTCCAAGCCCATTCAGTCGCTGTACCTGACGCTGTATAAAAACTATGGGGATGTTGATGGGAAACCGAGTCCCAACATAGGGGAAGTGCAGGATATTGCCACCCGGTTGCATGATGTGTTTGAACAGTACAAGCTGAAGGATTCAGAGTCACTTACGGTGGAGAAAATTATTGAAGAGATGGACTTGAACTCCCGCAAAGCGAACGGTTTTATGCCGCGTCTGATCAAGAGCGATCTGTCCGAGGAAGAAGTCGCTTATTTCCTGCAACATAAGGACGAGTTCAAAGGTATTCAGATCGTCGAGGAGAGTGTACGATTCTACGATCCGGATACGGTAGCAGTTCAGACCATCGGTTATTTGAAGAAATTCAGAAGTTCGAAGTCCTTGGACAAATACAAAGAGGTGGACGAGGCCAATAAAACGCAAACGGATCCAGGCCTGGTGTACACGGAGAATGAATTTGTAGGCTTTGATGGACTGGAACTGCAATATCAGGATGCTCTCCGCGGCAAAAGCGGATATACATCCGTTGATGTTGATTTGCGTAATTTGCCTGAAGGTGTGGCTGGTTCTACCCCGCCGCAGAAAGGGTACGATCTGATATCCAGCATTAATAAGAACGTTCAGGTGAAAACAGAACAGGCCATCCTGGACCAGTTAAGCTGGCTTCATCGGAACCCGGTTTCCGGTCGATTGCATCCAAATGCCAAGACCGGATTTGCAGTTGCGATGGAAGTGGATACGGGGAAAATCGTATCTGCTGCCAGTATGCCAGATTATGATACCAACATCTGGAGAACAGGTAGCATTACAAATGATCAGTATGATGATATCAAATATGTGTATCAAAATGGTACGATTCGTTCATTCCCTCCGGATGACTCTAAAAAGCGAGCTGAATCAATCGTGTTACTCGGCTCGACGATCAAACCGCTTAGTGTCTTAATCGGTTTGAAAGAAGGTTTCTTCACTACCAATACAGTTTATTCGGATAGAGGTTCAACGACCTTTGGTGGGGACAACCGAAGAGTGCAGAACTCATCAGGGCATGTGTATGGCGCCATGTATCCTCGTGATGCGATTCGTCATTCCTCGAACGTATTTATGATTGATGAGATTGGGAAGAAGATGTACTCGAAATACGGTGCGACCGGAATTGACAAATGGGATGAGTACATGAAGCAGTTCGGCCTTGGGATATCTACAGGGGTTGATCTGCCGAATGAATTCCTGGGCATACGGGATTACATGAACGAAACGGAAAGCTCGCTGACTCGTCTCGTGTATGGTTCATTTGGACAGCAGGGAAAATACACAACCATGCAGTTAGCACAGTACACGACAATGCTGGCGAATAAAGGCAAGCGGATGGAGCCACAACTGGTTAAGGAGTTCCGGGATTCGGAAGGCAATGTGGTCGAGAAAGTAAAACCGAAGGTACTCAGCACGGTGGAGTTTAACGATGCCTACTGGAATGAAGTACAACGAGGCATGGCAACCGAGGTATCTGCATTTAGCGGATTCCCTTACGATTTTGCCAGAAAAACAGGAACATCGACACAGGTAGTAGGTGGTAAACTGGTGGATAACGGGGTGTTTATCGCGTATGCACCACGTAATAATCCCAAGCTTGCTGTCGCTGTGGTTATCCCCGAAGGGGGCTTTGGTTCGAACAGTGCGGCTCCGGTTGCGCGTGCGATTTTCGATGCCTATGACGAGGAATTCGGTCTCGACGGTGTACCGAAAAAAGACAAAAATAAAGATTCAGAATCGGAAACAGGCGCACAGTGA
- a CDS encoding penicillin-binding protein 2: MTEEDTPVNKPSTARLNLFFFAAFVIFSILIFRLAFVQFVEGPELTYMETSRNTKDIPLAPVRGPIYDATGEVALAYSEPVQSLYVLLYEDYRNDERRQEAEELAHDLAAVFKQFNPGDKEQPDAEEIIKRLDLDYQKTFGYVPRLVKSDLSTKEIAFFMEKKADYPGVMVLEENIRKYDPDGVAVQIVGYTREFKRAPDSIAKYKAIREGASTQRDPGLVYHEEEKVGFDGLELQYQEELRGRSGYQSIDIDARNLPDGTMLQTPPEKGYSLVSTINKEIQMAAQEAITDELRRLPKAITGYAVAMEVDTGNVVAMASMPDYDPNDWDYDKIKYVFRNGTTESFPPNDDKPSRAESVVLLGSVIKPLSVLIGLKEGLFTAGETYHDQGYAVLGKDGRQVKNSHSAYNGSITARRAIEKSSNAFMIDMVGKRLLRNYGSEKGIDVWHKHMQEFGLGVSTGVDLPNEFLGRLEYNNEDESALTRLAFASFGQQAKYTTMQLAQYTTMLANKGKRMEPHLVKEIRDADGNVVKEIKPKVLNEVDFADAHWNEVHKGMVTKVSSFDGFPYDYARKTGTSEQGTGPNKKENGVFIAFAPRDNPKLAVAVVVPEGGFGSVSASPIARKIFDAYDEVYGLDGTPKGKKDEGKDKE, encoded by the coding sequence ATGACTGAGGAAGATACACCCGTCAACAAGCCTTCCACCGCAAGGCTGAATCTGTTTTTTTTCGCGGCATTTGTCATATTCAGTATCCTTATTTTCAGATTAGCCTTTGTGCAGTTTGTAGAGGGTCCTGAACTGACGTATATGGAAACGAGTCGTAATACCAAAGACATTCCACTCGCACCTGTTCGTGGTCCCATCTATGATGCGACAGGGGAAGTCGCGCTCGCTTATTCCGAACCTGTACAGTCCCTGTATGTGCTGTTATATGAGGATTATCGGAATGATGAACGTAGACAGGAAGCAGAGGAACTGGCTCATGATCTGGCGGCTGTGTTTAAGCAGTTTAATCCAGGGGACAAAGAGCAGCCGGATGCTGAAGAGATCATCAAACGACTGGATCTGGATTATCAGAAAACGTTCGGATATGTGCCAAGATTGGTGAAGTCGGATCTATCGACCAAAGAAATTGCCTTTTTCATGGAGAAAAAAGCGGATTATCCGGGCGTTATGGTGCTGGAAGAAAACATCAGAAAATATGACCCGGATGGTGTAGCAGTTCAGATTGTTGGTTATACAAGAGAGTTCAAGCGAGCACCTGATTCCATTGCCAAATACAAGGCCATCCGCGAGGGGGCAAGTACCCAGCGTGATCCTGGTCTCGTGTACCATGAAGAAGAGAAGGTTGGTTTCGATGGGTTGGAGCTTCAATACCAGGAAGAACTCCGTGGACGAAGCGGATATCAGTCCATTGATATTGACGCACGTAATCTGCCGGATGGAACGATGCTACAGACTCCACCGGAGAAAGGTTACAGTCTGGTTTCCACCATCAACAAGGAAATTCAGATGGCTGCACAAGAGGCGATTACGGACGAACTGCGCAGGCTGCCCAAGGCAATTACCGGATACGCAGTAGCCATGGAAGTGGATACGGGAAATGTGGTGGCTATGGCAAGTATGCCGGATTATGATCCGAACGATTGGGATTATGACAAAATCAAATATGTTTTCCGGAATGGAACCACCGAGTCGTTCCCACCGAATGATGACAAGCCTAGTCGGGCGGAATCCGTTGTACTTCTTGGATCAGTAATCAAGCCGCTAAGTGTGCTTATTGGATTAAAAGAGGGACTATTTACAGCAGGAGAGACCTATCACGATCAGGGATATGCGGTTTTGGGGAAAGACGGACGACAAGTGAAGAACTCGCATTCTGCTTATAATGGTTCTATTACGGCGAGAAGAGCGATTGAAAAATCCTCCAATGCCTTCATGATTGATATGGTGGGTAAACGTTTGTTACGTAATTATGGCTCAGAGAAAGGCATCGATGTCTGGCACAAACACATGCAGGAGTTTGGCTTGGGTGTGTCCACTGGTGTAGATCTGCCTAATGAATTTCTGGGTAGGCTAGAATATAATAATGAAGACGAATCGGCTCTAACACGTTTGGCGTTTGCCTCATTTGGTCAGCAAGCGAAGTACACTACAATGCAACTCGCTCAATACACGACGATGCTTGCCAATAAAGGCAAACGGATGGAGCCTCACTTGGTGAAGGAAATCCGTGATGCGGACGGCAATGTTGTGAAAGAGATCAAACCTAAAGTACTCAATGAAGTTGATTTTGCCGATGCGCACTGGAATGAAGTTCATAAAGGAATGGTTACCAAAGTAAGTTCATTTGACGGTTTCCCATACGATTATGCACGGAAAACAGGAACATCAGAGCAGGGGACCGGACCGAACAAAAAAGAGAATGGTGTATTTATTGCCTTTGCCCCACGGGATAATCCAAAGCTTGCTGTAGCTGTTGTTGTACCGGAAGGTGGGTTCGGGTCAGTCAGTGCCTCGCCAATTGCACGGAAAATCTTTGATGCATATGATGAAGTGTATGGTCTCGATGGGACTCCTAAAGGGAAGAAAGACGAAGGTAAAGATAAAGAGTAA
- a CDS encoding SMEK domain-containing protein has product MQILSEAKKKGKGLFPLPVQIHMLFTSLTFLDTDIKEIQLSDLDVLSLENAKNFFKHLRRTDIKVTDQEMKKPEENSVSRKISSLRSLFKYLTTETEITMEKKLKYPCLKNKDIGEPYFHRNVMQKIPVYKEKSTLNSRAKNISNYKLKNLNSKNGNVKGIDLGDDSTSFLCVQVTSNLDIAKIEKTLKFYVDPNTNYSKVYYSGVKMFYLSEITPNFTAKKKKEMLSNYPNFSFEEDIITYEKLLKKINSIENSEQLNSIIKVLRENIHYYSPYETRTDQNQVWGQLLVNRTINRIKKFEEFYDEHISSYPKLDIMFNSSLEKLTKLDQGIETKLDILLKNLENPQSVIPSPIKALFEEFLFFEEKVLKEAYKNLKRHPKELYKETGKDFQNHMRSGIEMLIDNLILNLNFIRDLLGYQHEEVIINRFKQVRTTIKYESVTDRNNQLLHLLIKLSEPDPFRIDVFMLETDHIEPDEQFFHVLGWTDLHLGFEEASRYIAYTNESVGPEDDFIASGGFHVPSPLIFLYKLSDKQKEKLYEIQNRSNIAFYFFESH; this is encoded by the coding sequence GTGCAAATTTTATCCGAAGCTAAAAAAAAAGGCAAGGGATTATTTCCCCTGCCTGTCCAGATTCATATGTTGTTTACTTCATTAACTTTTTTGGATACGGATATTAAAGAAATTCAACTATCTGATTTAGATGTCCTTTCCTTAGAAAATGCTAAAAATTTCTTTAAACATTTACGAAGAACGGATATCAAAGTTACTGATCAGGAAATGAAGAAGCCCGAGGAAAACTCTGTTAGCCGCAAGATATCCTCTCTTCGCTCACTTTTCAAATATTTGACGACCGAGACAGAGATCACAATGGAAAAAAAACTGAAATACCCATGTCTCAAGAACAAAGATATTGGTGAACCTTACTTTCACAGAAATGTTATGCAAAAAATCCCGGTTTACAAAGAGAAAAGTACTTTGAACTCTAGGGCCAAGAATATATCAAACTACAAATTAAAGAATCTAAATTCTAAAAATGGAAATGTAAAAGGAATTGATCTCGGAGACGACAGTACTTCTTTTCTTTGTGTACAAGTGACCTCTAATTTGGACATAGCAAAAATCGAGAAAACCCTAAAATTTTATGTTGATCCAAATACTAATTATAGTAAGGTTTATTATTCTGGCGTAAAGATGTTCTATCTCTCTGAAATTACTCCTAATTTCACTGCTAAAAAAAAGAAAGAAATGCTATCCAATTACCCAAACTTCTCATTTGAGGAAGACATAATAACATACGAGAAACTACTCAAAAAAATTAATTCTATTGAAAATAGCGAACAACTCAATTCGATCATTAAGGTACTACGTGAAAATATTCATTATTACAGCCCCTACGAAACGCGGACAGACCAAAATCAGGTTTGGGGTCAATTATTAGTTAACAGGACTATTAATCGGATTAAAAAATTCGAAGAGTTTTACGACGAACATATTTCAAGTTATCCTAAATTAGATATTATGTTTAATTCATCTTTAGAAAAACTGACGAAGTTAGACCAAGGTATAGAGACAAAATTGGATATATTGCTCAAAAACCTTGAGAACCCACAATCAGTAATCCCCTCACCCATTAAAGCATTATTTGAAGAATTTCTTTTTTTCGAAGAAAAGGTTCTAAAAGAGGCATATAAAAACCTGAAACGCCATCCTAAAGAACTATACAAAGAGACAGGTAAAGATTTTCAAAATCACATGAGAAGCGGAATTGAAATGCTAATAGACAATTTGATTCTAAATCTAAATTTTATAAGAGATCTCTTAGGATATCAACATGAGGAAGTGATCATTAACCGCTTTAAGCAGGTTAGAACAACCATTAAATATGAAAGTGTTACGGATAGAAATAATCAACTGCTTCATTTGTTAATTAAATTGAGTGAACCAGATCCATTTAGAATAGATGTATTCATGCTTGAGACAGACCATATTGAACCCGATGAACAATTCTTTCATGTATTAGGATGGACTGATCTACATTTAGGCTTCGAAGAGGCTTCACGTTATATCGCTTATACAAATGAGAGTGTAGGTCCAGAAGATGACTTCATTGCTTCTGGTGGTTTTCATGTCCCATCACCACTCATTTTTCTATATAAACTCAGTGATAAACAAAAAGAAAAATTATACGAAATTCAAAACCGTAGTAATATCGCGTTCTACTTTTTTGAATCACATTAA
- a CDS encoding NPCBM/NEW2 domain-containing protein translates to MPKGDLKPFLYNGSTFVPLAFMSNALGQLVKWDAKNKTVLIGEDHGGEIIYPGKDIKPMNTQSALGIYNTFEVVYDGPIATDNIGNEYSNYHTYSLSSNRDNWNFDEYYLNGQYSEFKATVGLFEKFKNTRETLTFTITLDGKEAYSNDFKAGDPPTEIKVNLKNAAKMKIQVSNGDGSDMSALGLFDGYFTK, encoded by the coding sequence ATGCCCAAAGGCGATCTAAAACCCTTTTTATACAATGGGAGTACATTTGTACCTTTGGCTTTTATGAGTAATGCACTTGGACAGCTTGTGAAATGGGATGCAAAGAATAAGACGGTGCTGATCGGAGAGGATCATGGGGGAGAAATAATATATCCTGGGAAAGACATCAAACCAATGAATACTCAATCTGCACTGGGGATCTATAATACCTTTGAAGTAGTCTATGATGGACCAATTGCTACAGATAACATCGGCAATGAATATTCTAACTATCATACATACAGCTTATCATCCAATCGGGACAATTGGAATTTCGACGAATATTATTTAAATGGTCAATATAGCGAGTTCAAAGCCACGGTAGGATTGTTTGAAAAATTCAAAAATACACGCGAAACGCTTACATTCACAATCACTTTGGACGGGAAGGAAGCATATTCTAATGATTTCAAAGCAGGAGATCCACCTACTGAAATTAAGGTTAATCTGAAGAACGCTGCAAAAATGAAGATTCAAGTATCAAATGGTGATGGTTCCGACATGTCTGCTTTAGGTCTATTTGATGGATATTTTACGAAGTAA